The Pirellulales bacterium DNA segment GCCGGGCTGTGCGCGTGCTTCGGGGGGCGGCCCCATGGACGATGGCTCGGCCTTCGCCGGTCCAACGACGGGCGCCGTAGCCTATCCGTATTACACAACGCGTGGTCCGCGCGATTTCTTGGCGACCAATCCACGCGGCATCGGACCCTGATCCGGGCCTGAGACGAAATCAAGTCGGGGGGACCTGAAGGAGACACTCTGCCGCTGGCGGAAGCGCAGCAGAGTGTCTCCTGTTTTTTTGCGCCGCGCGGTTCGGCCGCGGTCTTCTTGATTCAAGAAGAGGCAACCACGAATAACACGAATAGGAACAAGGGAAGGCGTCTTGTCTCGTCCTTCCCTCTTCCCGTTCGTGTAATTCGTATCACTTGTGGATAGAAAAACCGGCGTATCGTACTGAGCTCGCCATCGCACGCGGGCTGCTGTCCGTGTAGGACACCACAGGCCACGTTAGTCCGTGAAGCGGGAGGCGATCAGCGTGATGTTCTGGCCGCCGAAGCCGAAGCTGTTCGACGCGGCCACATCGCAGCGCACTTCGCGCGATTCGTTGGGCACGTAGTCCAGATCGCACTCGGGATCGGGCGTTTCGTAATTGATCGTGGGCGGCAACACATTGTCGCGAATCGCAAGCAAGCACACGATCAGTTCCGTCGCGCCGGCCGCCGCGATCAGGTGCCCCATCATGCTCTTGGTGCTCGAAACCGGCAGCTTGTAGGCCTGGTCGCCGAAGACGCGCTTGATGGCCAATGACTCGACCTTGTCGTTGACTTCTGTGCTGGTGCCGTGGGCGTTGATGTAGTCGACGTCGTCCAGGTTTAACTGGGCGTCGCCGAGAGCCATCTGCAAGCAGCGGGCTGCGCCACGCCCTTCAGGATGCGTGTCGGTGATGCGATAAGCGTCGGCCGTGGAACCATAGCCGACGATCTCGCCAAAGATCGGCGCTCCGCGGCGCCGGGCGTGTTCGAGTTCTTCGAGCACCAGCATTCCGGCCCCTTCGCCTAGCACGAAACCATCGCGATTCAAATCGAACGGCCGCGAGGCCTTGGTCGGTGCATCATTGTGCGTGCTGAGGGCCGTCAACAGGTTGAAGCCGGTCACGCCGAACGGATGAATCATGCTGTGCGTGCCGCCGGAAAGCATGGCGTCGGCTTCGCCGCGCCGAATGATCTCGACAGCCTCGCCCACGGCCTGGCTGCTGGCCGCGCAGGCGGTCAGGCAGTTCAGATTCGGGCCGTGTGCTTCGAACAGGCTGGCTAGGTGGCCGGCCGGCATGTTCGGTTCTTGCTCGAGCTCGGTCAGCGGATTGAGAATTTCCAGCCCGGTCTCGGTGAACTTCGAGATGTCGAGCGATTCCCCTTCGATGGCGCTGAGCATCATGCGGGTGAAGCGACCGAAGTCTTGCTGCCCTTCGCCACTTCCCAGATAGACACCAAAGCGGCCCGGATCAAGATTGGCGTCGAGCAGCCCCGAGGCCGTGATGGCTTGCTTGGCGGCGCCGACTGCGAAATGCGTGTGACGTCCCTGATACTTCCAGCGCTCGGGATCCTCGCCGACGGCCGACACGTCCCAATCGCGCACCTCGGCCGAGATCTGCGTGGGGAAATTACTGGCGTCGAAAAGCGTGGTCCGGCCGATGCCCGAATCGCCATTGCGCAGCCGTTGCCATAGCGTGTCGACGTCGGTACCCAAGGGGGTTACGCAACCAATACCCGTGACTACAACTCTGCGTCTCATGACGAGCGGCTCCTTCAGCGACGCGATCGCTACGTTCCGTGTACGTCCGCCAGTTGTTCGCTTTCGCGCAATCGCGCGAGGCCTGGCGGCTCGGGGATGGGTTCGCCGTTGGGACCCGTGCCCACGTCGAACACACCCAGCAATTTCAGGGTGAACACGAAATTCTTCGGTTCGAAGAATGTTCGCTTGCGACCGTCGTCAGACAAGTGGGCAAACACCAGATCGATCTCGCCCTGCAGGCGATCACCGACGTGGCTGGTGCCGGAAATCATGCCGCCATCGTCGCGGACATCTTCGAGCACCGCGGTATACGTCAGCGTGTCTCCCGGCACGGCCGGAAAATGAAACACGGCCTTGGTGATCTTGGCCAGGACGACTTTTTTCGTGAACGCGAACGTCTCGCCGATCAACAGCCCCCCGGTCTGCGCCATCCCCTCGACGATCAAGGAGTTGGGCATCATCGGGGCGCCGGGAAAGTGGTCGTGCAGGTGGTCCTCGGCCAACGAGACGTTCTTGATGGCACGAGCACGTTGCCCGCTTTCGAACTCGACGAATTTATCGATCCAAATCCAGCGCATGGCATTCACTCGCAATAGGGAGCCAACAGCACCCCTTCGCCAGGCGTTCCGCGACCTCCTGACACGCGCCTGGCGATGGTCGCCGACATTAGGCCGTGGTGGCGAGCTTCGACTCCACGAATCGCACCATGTCCTGCACCGTTAACTGATTCACGAAGTTCTTCACGACCGGGTTCTTGCTGAACTCGTCGAGGTTGGCGAACGGCATCCGCTTCTTCAGCTCGCTTAGACCTTCGTCGGTGAGCTTGCCCTGCTGCACGTACTGCGTGCTGGTGAGGATGTCCTCGGGGAACAGCTCGCCGCGGGGAATCTTGATGTCGAAGGCTTTTTCGAGCCGGAAGACGATGTCCAGGAAGTCGATCGACTCGGCGCCTAAGTCGCCGACGAGGGTCGCTTCGGGTGTGACTTCGTCCTCGTCCACGCCCAGGGCGTCGACCAGTGCAGTCCGGATCTTGTTGAACAGCTCGGCATTGTCACTCATTTTCGCGTTCTCCCACACATTGCTGCGACCTGGCCCGGGCGAACGTTTCGCCGTCGCGCCGCCGCATAGTATTTGCTTAAATCCATCTGCTACTAGCACGCGTCGGTTCGACCCACGCGGTCAGCCCAGCAGGTGCCTGCGGTTTACGTTCGCAGACATCGTGGACCGGTTCACCTTTGATCTGACGCAGTGCTGGCACCGCTTCCCACGCTCTGGCCCGCACTTCTTGACTCGCTGTTAACTCTTGTTTGCTCGTTAATTTCTCGCTTCTTATCCATCGGCTGCCCGGCTCGACTCTGTTTGCCATCAATCCGTTGCGAGGCAAATTCTGCGGTGCTTTGTGCAACCGACGTCCGTTCAATAACTCCCCAGGCTTAGCCCACCGTCGACTCGCAGTATTTGTCCGGTGATATAGCTAGCGTCATCGCTAGCGAGAAATGTCACGACTTTGGCAATTTCTTCGGGCTGTCCCACCCGGCGGAGTGGAATGATGCTCTTCAAGTCGTCGCCGGCGAGGCCGCGGACGACCTCGCTCATGTCGGTTTCGATCATGCCGGGCGAGACCGCGTTCACGCGCACCTTGCGAGCAGCTAGCTCCTTGGCGAGGGTGCGAGTGAGCCCATCGATCCCCCCTTTGCTAGCGGCGTAATTAACTTGTCCGCGCGAGCCAAATTCGGCCGCGACGCTGGAGATATTGATGATGCTGCCACGTCGTTGCGACATCATCGTCCGTACGACGGCATGGCAGTAGTTGTATGTTCCGTTGAGGTTGGTATCGATCACCTGGTGCCACTGTGGCGGGTCCATCGTGGCGAACAAACCGTCCCGAATGACTCCCGCCGAATTGACAAGGATGTCGATTCCCGGCCAGCTTTCGAGCAGTTGCGCGACCACGGCGTCGGCCCGGGCATTGTCTGCGACATCGGCCTGCAGGGCCTGCACCTCATGTCCTTGCCCAACTAGTTCGCTGGCCAGCTCGTCAGCGGCTTGCTGCCGCGAGTGATACACGAATGCGACTTTGGCCCCCTCGGCCGCCAACGCCCGTACGCAGGCCCGGCCGATGCCGCGGCTGCCGCCGGTAACCAAGGCTGTTCGAGACGCCAATCGCATGTGAACCGTAACTCGCAGGAGGGATACTGGCTGGAAAGGAGCCGGCCTTCACGCACAAAGAATCGCCGCAGCGACTCGGTGGTAACGTGAGGGCTGTTAGGAGGCCGTGACAGGGGGTTGGTACAAAAGAGAGAAAAGCTCGCGCATCTTCTGCCGCACTACATCATCAGCCACCGCACGATCCGGCCGCTCGCTGGCCAGGTTGTACCGCTCCAACACCAATCGCGCCGAAACGTTCAAGCTGCCGTCGACATGCCCTGCCGCCTTGAGGCGGGTCCGGCGATCGTCCTGGTCCAAAATCTCGGCCGTGATGGTCAGTGTCTGCCCCGGCTGTAAGAAGTTGGCGAATTTCACGTTGCGTGCTTCCTGCAGCACGACGGTGCTATGCGCGAAATCTTCGCTGGCCCGGATCAGCCAGGCACTGGCTTGCGTCATGGCCTCGAGCATCAACACACCGGGCATGACGGGAAAGCCCGGAAAGTGGTCCGCGAGGTACTCCTCAGCCAGCGAGAGATTCTTGACAGCCGTGATCTTCTCACCCGGCGTCAGGTCGATGATTTGATCGATCAGCGTAAAGCGCATAGGGTAGGCACCGGAGACGGCGCGCCGGGGTCTCCTACCGCTCGCGCGCTAACATGGGGTTAGTTTTCGGACTCGGTAGTATATAGCGAGCTCCTTCCGGCTCACAACCGCAAAAAAGCGGCGTCATTTCGCAGAAAACCCTTTTCCGCGCAACGGGTTACAACGGATCGGGACTGGCCGCCGAGCGACCAGCCCAAACTCCGCTGCTCCCGCGGATTACGATCGGCCGCGGCCTTTCTGACCTGGTTTTCCTGGCCAACAGCCCGATCGGGCCG contains these protein-coding regions:
- the fabF gene encoding beta-ketoacyl-ACP synthase II, which translates into the protein MRRRVVVTGIGCVTPLGTDVDTLWQRLRNGDSGIGRTTLFDASNFPTQISAEVRDWDVSAVGEDPERWKYQGRHTHFAVGAAKQAITASGLLDANLDPGRFGVYLGSGEGQQDFGRFTRMMLSAIEGESLDISKFTETGLEILNPLTELEQEPNMPAGHLASLFEAHGPNLNCLTACAASSQAVGEAVEIIRRGEADAMLSGGTHSMIHPFGVTGFNLLTALSTHNDAPTKASRPFDLNRDGFVLGEGAGMLVLEELEHARRRGAPIFGEIVGYGSTADAYRITDTHPEGRGAARCLQMALGDAQLNLDDVDYINAHGTSTEVNDKVESLAIKRVFGDQAYKLPVSSTKSMMGHLIAAAGATELIVCLLAIRDNVLPPTINYETPDPECDLDYVPNESREVRCDVAASNSFGFGGQNITLIASRFTD
- a CDS encoding 3-hydroxyacyl-ACP dehydratase FabZ family protein encodes the protein MRWIWIDKFVEFESGQRARAIKNVSLAEDHLHDHFPGAPMMPNSLIVEGMAQTGGLLIGETFAFTKKVVLAKITKAVFHFPAVPGDTLTYTAVLEDVRDDGGMISGTSHVGDRLQGEIDLVFAHLSDDGRKRTFFEPKNFVFTLKLLGVFDVGTGPNGEPIPEPPGLARLRESEQLADVHGT
- a CDS encoding acyl carrier protein codes for the protein MSDNAELFNKIRTALVDALGVDEDEVTPEATLVGDLGAESIDFLDIVFRLEKAFDIKIPRGELFPEDILTSTQYVQQGKLTDEGLSELKKRMPFANLDEFSKNPVVKNFVNQLTVQDMVRFVESKLATTA
- a CDS encoding SDR family NAD(P)-dependent oxidoreductase, whose translation is MRLASRTALVTGGSRGIGRACVRALAAEGAKVAFVYHSRQQAADELASELVGQGHEVQALQADVADNARADAVVAQLLESWPGIDILVNSAGVIRDGLFATMDPPQWHQVIDTNLNGTYNYCHAVVRTMMSQRRGSIINISSVAAEFGSRGQVNYAASKGGIDGLTRTLAKELAARKVRVNAVSPGMIETDMSEVVRGLAGDDLKSIIPLRRVGQPEEIAKVVTFLASDDASYITGQILRVDGGLSLGSY
- a CDS encoding 3-hydroxyacyl-ACP dehydratase FabZ family protein, giving the protein MRFTLIDQIIDLTPGEKITAVKNLSLAEEYLADHFPGFPVMPGVLMLEAMTQASAWLIRASEDFAHSTVVLQEARNVKFANFLQPGQTLTITAEILDQDDRRTRLKAAGHVDGSLNVSARLVLERYNLASERPDRAVADDVVRQKMRELFSLLYQPPVTAS